One genomic segment of Streptomyces liangshanensis includes these proteins:
- the nuoH gene encoding NADH-quinone oxidoreductase subunit NuoH, with the protein MTAFAPLAAAPHTVHTVLAAEDLSLFGRDPWWLVVVKAVFCFAFLMVTVLFSIVWERKVVAWMQLRIGPNRHGPWGMLQSLADGIKLMLKEDLIVKRADKVVYVLAPIVAAVPAFMAIAVIPFGPSGNEVSIFGQRTTMQLTDLPIAMLYVLAVASIGIYGIVLAGWSSGSTYPLLGGLRSAAQMISYEIAMGAAFASVFLYSGSMSTSAIVEAQADRWYIVLLPVSFIIYVITMVGETNRAPFDMPESEGDLVGGFNTEYSSIKFAMFMLAEYVNMVTVSAVATTLFLGGWRAPWPVSTFWEGANHGWWPMLWFVLKVQVFLFFFIWLRGTLPRVRYDQLMKLGWKVLIPVSVVWLMLVATVRALRNENYDFQSIVLYVGGAVVAILLLSFVADIFRDKKERADAEGEPEAPAFDPMAGGYPVPPLPGQTLPPVPRRRPRQERELVVSGGVDTVSDGTESDGKEADSV; encoded by the coding sequence ATGACCGCCTTCGCCCCACTCGCGGCGGCTCCTCACACCGTCCACACCGTCCTCGCCGCCGAGGACCTGTCGCTGTTCGGCCGCGACCCGTGGTGGCTCGTGGTCGTCAAGGCCGTGTTCTGCTTCGCGTTCCTGATGGTGACCGTGCTGTTCTCCATCGTGTGGGAGCGCAAGGTCGTCGCCTGGATGCAGCTGCGCATCGGCCCCAACCGGCACGGCCCCTGGGGCATGCTCCAGTCGCTCGCCGACGGCATCAAGCTGATGCTCAAGGAAGACCTGATCGTCAAGCGCGCGGACAAGGTCGTCTACGTCCTCGCGCCGATCGTGGCCGCGGTGCCGGCGTTCATGGCGATCGCCGTGATCCCGTTCGGCCCGTCCGGCAACGAGGTCTCCATCTTCGGCCAGCGCACCACGATGCAGCTGACCGACCTGCCGATCGCGATGCTGTACGTCCTCGCGGTCGCGTCGATCGGCATCTACGGCATCGTCCTCGCCGGCTGGTCGTCCGGGTCGACGTACCCGCTGCTCGGCGGCCTGCGCTCGGCCGCGCAGATGATCTCGTACGAGATCGCCATGGGCGCCGCGTTCGCCTCCGTCTTCCTCTACTCGGGGTCGATGTCGACCTCGGCGATCGTGGAGGCGCAGGCGGACCGCTGGTACATCGTGCTGCTGCCGGTGTCCTTCATCATCTACGTCATCACGATGGTCGGGGAGACGAACCGCGCCCCCTTCGACATGCCGGAGTCCGAGGGCGACCTCGTCGGCGGCTTCAACACCGAGTACTCGTCCATCAAGTTCGCGATGTTCATGCTCGCCGAGTACGTCAACATGGTCACCGTCTCGGCCGTCGCGACGACGCTCTTCCTCGGCGGCTGGCGCGCCCCGTGGCCCGTCTCGACCTTCTGGGAGGGCGCGAACCACGGCTGGTGGCCGATGCTCTGGTTCGTCCTCAAGGTGCAGGTCTTCCTCTTCTTCTTCATCTGGCTGCGCGGCACGCTCCCGCGGGTGCGCTACGACCAGTTGATGAAGCTGGGCTGGAAGGTCCTGATCCCGGTCTCGGTGGTCTGGCTGATGCTGGTCGCGACCGTGCGGGCCCTGCGCAACGAGAACTACGACTTCCAGTCGATCGTGCTGTACGTCGGCGGGGCGGTCGTCGCGATCCTGCTGCTCTCCTTCGTCGCCGACATCTTCCGCGACAAGAAGGAACGGGCCGACGCCGAAGGGGAGCCGGAGGCACCGGCCTTCGACCCGATGGCGGGCGGATATCCCGTACCACCGCTGCCGGGGCAGACGCTGCCGCCGGTGCCCCGCAGGCGGCCGCGCCAGGAGCGCGAGCTCGTTGTCAGTGGTGGGGTCGACACTGTGAGTGACGGTACCGAGAGTGACGGAAAGGAGGCTGACAGTGTCTGA